GTCCCAGCTACACCCAGCCCTTGGGTTCAGTGGTCTATGTGAAAAAGTTACAGTGGACCTGTCCTACCAACAGTGTTAATTCCTGCAAGTTACTTATTTCTGAGCTCTCACAAACACGTACCCACCGTACAATTCCAAGTGGCActctctgctttctctttGCTTCATGTTGCCCTTCTCTCATTGGTCACTTGTCACTCTTAAAAACACCCGTTACAATCCCTCTTCAAAAACCACCGCAAGtcttcctcctccttcccCATCTCCTCTCTCACTTCCTTCTTCACAGCTCTCCTCTGGTTGCCTTCTGCATTCTCTCTCAAAAGCTCTCTTTTGGGTCTCCAGTGATCACCATTACAGAATAGCTGGTGGGGCTTTGACTTTTGCTGTCAGGAAAAGCACCTACCACCATGATCAAGACACTCAATCCTTACAACACCAACACACAGAAAACTGCTGAGATTATGTCCAGGTATAGGCCCATAGCACCTAAACCTGAGACTCCAGCAAACTCAGCAGGTGAGAATCCATCCTTATCTCAAAAGATCAGAGAGTCTCCTTACCTTAGAAACCTCTGGCCACAATTGCAGGCCAGACCCACCAGGACTAGAAAGAGAGGTCGATCTGCTCTGTCACCAACAACCTTCAAGAGGCAGAGGACCCATCATGTGTTTGGGTTTTCTACCCCTTGTCATGTAACATCTCCGGCTAAAAATCTCACCTTGGATGGTTTTGCTCATGCTCTTTCACAGCTTCCCATACCAACAAGCTTTGATGCAGTCAAAAGCACCAATTTGATGACTCTGCCTCTTCTTCAAtaccctcctcctcctcctcctcctccttctcctcctccgcCTCCTCCATCATCAGTTCCTGTTGTGACCAACCAAGCAATGGTGCCAGCTGAGTTTGAGTTAATTAAACCTTGTGAAGGAGAAGAGAAGCTGATAGATTTGAACACTGTGGCTGAAATTCCAGAAGAAAAAGATCTGCTGCAACAACTACAAGGAATTTCCCCTACCCCTACACCAATCAATGTCATAGCACCTCAGCCAGTTCGACCTGTGGGCTCCAGCATAAGTGTTGGGTGCATCAAAACAGACCCAAGCCTAGCCCCAGCAGAGCAAGCTCCTAAGAAACCAGAGGATGTTGAGGACGAGGTGGAGTCCGAGGCCCTGCCATCAATCATATCAGATTCACACAACAAGGTGAGGATGGCAAACTCTGCTTACAAGGAGATGGTGGGCCAGCCAGAGTGTTCGTGGCTCGATTCTATGGTGACCAGTGATGGGCGTTTCGGAGGGAGCTCTTGCAAGAGGATCAGTGGGGAGGTCATACTTGAGCTTTCTGAGGCAGAGGTACCAGTTTCATCAAATGGGTTTTCATGCTGGGTGAGGATTGAGTGGGGAAATGAGATGGACAAGCATGCAATCCATGCTTTCTGTGATGTGATCAAGCTGTCCTGTGAGACTAAGGACTACCTCTTTAGTTGGAGGTTCCACACTCACAGCAAAGAGGGTTCTCAGTCCAGTTCTTCTAATGCTTGAAATGTcaaataatgtaattaaaatgTAGTGTAGCTAGCTCACTAGAAAGTGCACCTTCAGTGTctactatatatattttttttcatgtatatgcatatataaggAGTCTGAGGCTGAGTATATGTATAGTTTGGTCAGCCTTTTTAAGAGAGAAAAACTTGTTCTGTTGTTcataattacaattattttcAGTTCAACAACATTACATAACTAACAACAGGGATGATATGAAATCAAGATTGATGAAGAAACTAAGCATAGGTACTCATAGGCCTCCATAAGAGGAATGTCATATGCGCGCAGCATCCGCTGCACTCTTTTCACTCTTTGCAGGGCCCTTCCACTTGAAGTTGTCCGCATATGACTTAACCTACGCATGATCAAAAGCTTAAATTAAGACAAACACCATACATAACTTGAAGTTGTCCCTGTTCCTAATCTGACAATGATTCAATCTTGTTCCTAATCTATCAGACAATGATTCAATCTtcaatctttttttgtttaaaccCCCATTTCTCTTTGGGTTAACCCACGTTCTAAGTTCACCCTaacttctaattcaaattttcccaaTTAACCCACGTTCTAAGTTCACCCTaacttctaattcaaattttcccaatttttaAGAATAACCCACTACCTTCTCACCGCTCACCACTCTCACTCTTAAATTCATCTCAATTTCACATTAtttacaagaaataaaaacactGTTGTCAAATGTGTAActgtattattttttaaaaaaaattgaggatAAACTAGttgattttgagagagaaatgttGACAGCTAAATTGATATGTAAGTTACCATCATCAAACATGAAGAATGGTGGggtgtgtgtatagatgtactAGGGTTAAGTATTAGGAAAATGCTAAGTTTACCACATTTTTAATACTACATTGTGTACCACCTCTTTAATAGAGGTAGGCCCTATTGTATTGGTGGGTTCCATCTTTATTAGAGAAGTGGCACATAATGTggtatgaaaaatatgataagCCTAGCATTACCCTCagtattaagttggatgaccttttgttatctttttaCACAATTATAAAACTTAATGCTTAATAATTTAAGTATTAGggtgaagaaagaaaagtatagggtttaaatagaataaCTCAAAGAAAATTCCCAAACCTTTAAAAGTGGTGTGTGGCGCTTCTTGACCTGCACAACAGTTGGGTGTGTCAAGAGTGTGCAATATTGAAGAATTTTACTTCAATTTGACAAGTACAAATAGAAACTTATCAGCAAAATTTTGAGGATGAACACACCGTATAGTCCCAACCATGTCTCTCAGCGAAGTCCTTTGCAGCTTCTTCACTTTCAAAAGTCAGTCCTGCCTCACCAACATTGGCATAGGGATCACCTGTGGAAGTCCAACCCATCAATGGGTTTTCCCACCTACACAAAATGCCAATGAAGCCATTCAACAGTAAATTGAATTCCAGATCAACAAATATTGCTTgttaaaattgtaaaagaaaacagagcacAACTAATTGCATCATAGTAAATGATCAAATGTTAACTATATGAGATTGAACAAGCTGGGTTATGCCCCAACACTacagatatatataataattatgtAAAATCTGTGGAATTAACAATATTTATAGCCTAATTATGCATGCATAAGGTGCTCAATCCAATAACATACGCACTTCTGtgtagaaagaaaattaattttccatTTCCCGACTTTCCCAGAACCTTGTTGGGTTGCAGTTCGAGCAGGTGAATAGATTATAACCTGGGCACGCCCAAATCcaaataactcaaaattaacttcctctaaaaataaattttcacatgaaaagaaaattttgaattttttcaagtgATTGAAGAGCGTACCCTTCGTCGTAGATGTTCTTCAGGGATTCCGGAGATGATGCCGATGTCATTGGTTCTGGTCTCCACCAACGCCTCCGATTGTGAAGAGAGCCATCTTGGCCGCGATAGCATTTGAGCTCGAGCAAGGTTCAAGCCCTGTCGCAGAGATCTCGCCATTTTTGCACAGCAAAAGCTTCGAGGTTCCTGAGGCAAAAGCACAACAATGTTGCTGTAACGAAGCCCAATCGCCTAACCACGAGTGTTTGATGTACCATGGGAATTACCAGAAGGTTCCCGAGAGTTGGCCCTTTTGCGCCATAATCATGCCACGTAATCACTGCACAACACTcgctttcttttttgttttatttttcaaattttaattttgtgtagAATGTTGggaattttaacttttaatcaccaaataagcggtgaggatttgatttgattttctttagaATGTgaggattttgattttcttcaattacATCTGAACATTGAAATtacttttttaataataattttaaaaatgaatctttcttttttttttatatagttcattggtacattgcaaagtttttttttttgtttttttgttttttttgttttttgttttggtgcgTGTGTGGTAATTTTAAGTGATGGATTCACTTTTTGTGAAATTTAGCATTAAACTTTAAATTGTTACACATGATCATCAAACACTAATGCAATATTTTAATGAACTTTATGACATGTTTATTGATATGAATGAGTATTAGAATGTGATTCTAATATATGGGTATGGGAATGATTTTAATTCATGATTTTCATGTGCgtttattaatatataaggaataaaaaaaattatatgaatttGACATTAAAATtcgtaattaaattttttaaaatcatgaATGAGATCAACTAGGGAAGTAGGTGATCCAATTTGAACTCCTTGattaccctatataaaattcGTTGATTCATGATTTTCTTCATTCCTAGTAAGTAAAGTAAATGTGTACGTTGTAGGTGTTTGCAacattgtttttcttattgGAACTAGCCTATTCGCAAGAGCTTCCGAGTCTGCgagaggtttttttaaataaaaattttaattttttttagaattaaaaaatttaatggaTAGgtgtgtttcataaaaataggatcaaTTGTccgatttttcttttaattttaatttttttaatatgaaaacgtgtgaatttactatattattctcatttaatttataataagGTTTGCATTAATTAAGGgcattttttggtgttttgaatatttcacaattctctgcctttggctttatatatattggaaTATTTAAAAGTAGAGATGCTACGATAGCAAAAGAGTTTCTAAGTTATGCTCACAAAATCATGTGACAGATTATGTAGCCTATTCtaattatgaataaaatataaacacaTACATCAAACATAAACAAACGGAATTCTAGTAAATGAGTTGTCAtctagaattttaaaatttattttcatgtaTGTGAACATTATTAATCTTTTCATATACCCAAAAAACCATCATCAATCAACTGAAGGCCAATTGGCATCATTGGGAATTGACTTCCAGGCAAACATGAACTGGGCTTGACACTTTCACCATTGGACTGATTCATATGGGGGGGTTACAATACCGGCTGAGCACATTccctaatttcaaatttcccatttgtttctttcaaCAAACAAATGCCATTTGTTCTTAGTTTGCATCGATAGCAGCCTCCCTGATGTTACGTCCTTGTCTTCTTCTGCCCCCAAAACACACCGTCCCTCTTGTTAACGCATCACATTCATATAGCTCCATAACATCACAGCTTCTCACAGGCAGCAATTGAAGCTCAGAAGAATTAATGGGGTCCAATTACAAAGCAGCTTCAAGCCTCTCTGATCTCGAGCTAACACGTTCAGATCTGAAAACCCTACTGAAAGCAACGGCCAAGACGGAAGAAAGCCTCCGAAAGATGGACAACAAGTTTGAGGTCATAGACGAGACTCTGTTGACATCTTCAAGAAGAGTGGCTCCTTTACAGTCGTTAGCCATGGCCACCAAAGCCTTGGAGACTAGAATTAACAGAGCTGTAACTCCAGCTCTTGCTCTTCTCGACAACTTCAAGCTCTCCGAGTCAATCCAGCACAAGCTGCTCGAGCTATCGGAGAAAATGTCAACCGAGAAATCAATGAGCAAAAGGCTCAAGAAACTTGTCAAATATGTGGATTGTGTTGATCAGCTTAAGGTTTCAATCGATTGTATTTGTCAGGAGGGAGAGCCGGTGATCCAGAGGCTTCAGGAGGTGGTGGAGTTCTTGAGCCGGACGAAGGCGACTGATCAATACAGGACGCATAGGTTGAGAGAGACTCTGGTCACTCTCAAGGCTCTGTATGAAACAGAGGTGGATGCTATGAGATTTGAAGGGTTGCTTGATGAGGCTCTGCTGAATTTGCAGGATGAGTATGAGAGCATTTTGGAGCAGATAAGGCATCGAAATGTGGTGGAGTTGCAGGCTGCTGATAAAGGTGATGGGGGTGATGAGATGGTGATCATGGGTTCTGATTTGGGGACTGAGTTGGAGGTTGAACTTCTTAGAAGGATTTCACAAACCCTAGCTGCCGATGATTGCTTGGACATATGCATCGATATTTATGTTAAGGTAAATTCAGCATGGTTGCATCCTCCTTAGTTTTGAGTAACGTTAAAAGTGTTACATTTTTAGATCATATTAGCGAATCATATTATGTGACAAATTTGCTTAACTTGTGACACTATTTGCATGAATGCATAATTCACATATAATCAACATTAATTAAGCTGAATGTTGAATGTATGATCTACTAAAAGAACATTAATCCATGCAGCAAAAGAGGCCCtttgaagtttaaattttaatagtTATAATTTTTGGTGTTCAACAGGTGAGATACAAAAGAGTTGCCAAAGCACTAATGAGGCTAAACCCGGAGTACTTAAAAAGTCACACTCCAGAAGAAATAGATGAAATGCAATGGGAGAGCTTAGAGACAGCCATAACCCTTTGGATCCAACACTTTGAACTTGCAGTCAAAGCAGTGCTTGTATCAGAGAAGAAGCTCTGTGAACAAGTACTAGGCGGCATAATGGAGGGTTTGATCTGGCCAGAATGCTTCGCGAAAATCGCAGACAAAATCATGGCGGTGTTCTTCAGGTTCGGAGAAGGCATAGCCAGGAGCAGCAAAGAGCCCCAGAAGCTGTTCAAGCTCCTGGACATGTTCGACTCCTTGGAGAAGCTCAAGCCTGGATTCTCTGAGGTGTTCGACGGCGAATCGGGAGCCGACATCTGCATAAGATTCAGGGAACTTGAGAAGCTTCTCATTCATGCTTCAAGTAAAGTGTTTTGGGAATTTGGGCTTCAAATTGAAGGTAGTTCAGATGGATTGCCTCCACCTCCAGATGGATCAGTGCCTAAAATAGTAAGGTACGCTGTGAACTACTTGAAATACTTAGCAACAGAGAATTACAGTGTCGCCATGGCCAAGGTTTTAAGAACAGAGCAAATTTGGAAAGCAGGGATTTTGTCCAAACCAGAAACTGATGAGAATCTGCTCAGAGACGCCATTTGCAACATCATGGAGGCTTTGCAGAGGAATGTGGAGGCAAAACGTTCGGGTTACAATAACAACAGCAGGGAAAAATTGGGTATTTCAATCCCTCTTCCTCATGTGTTTGCCATGAACACTTACTGGTACATTTACATGAGGACCAGAAACACAGAGCTCGGGAAACTCCTGGGAGACCAGTACTTGAAAAAGAACTACAAAGTGGTGGCCGAGGAATCTGCTTACATGTACCAGAAGCAGGCGTGGGTCCCACTGGTGAGGATCTTGGAGCAGGATGATCTGGAGAAACAGAGCAAAGAGGCGAAGGTGGGGTTGGTGCGGTTGAAAATTGAGGCGTTCGTGAAGGGCTTGGACGACATTTCCAAGAGGCACAAGGGGTTTTGTGTTATTCCGGAGGTTGACTTGAGGCAGCAGATTAGATCGGCTACCGTGAAGCTTGTGATTCCGGCTTACACTGAGTTCTTGAACTCGTTCTCGGCCGCGTTGCAGGGGAAGTCGTATTTGAGTCCCGAGTCGGTTCAGGAGCTGCTGGGTCAAGTTTTTGACGATGGGGATGGGAAGCTTAAGCGCCGTGGTTCTAGGGATCGGACGGGTGGTGGGAGTTCGGGGATGGACGGCAGGATTAAGGACTTTCGACGGTCTAGATCGAATACCAGTGACTTGTGAGAGCTTCGATGCCGTGGAATTGAAACTACTTTTTTATGTAATGAGTTTGATGGTAGTGCATATAAATGCAAGCATGTGTGTATTGAAAGAATTCTTAATAGTTATTAATAGTGATTCTTCGCGCCATACAGTTACAAATCGCTCTCTCTTTTGTTAGTTTTGTTCTTGTGTTCTGTTGGCTCCTCGTGGCTTTAGCCTTCTGTTTGTATTTCCATTCCCTGTTTTGGGGTTTTATGAATACAATATGAACTTCAgaccgaaaaaaaaatttcttggtAAAATTAcagaactttaaaaaaaaaatattatatccATTAGGTTTAAATTATATCAAGGGAATGTGTATCATATATTTGATGGGTATCAAAGGAATGTGTATCATAATTTCTATAAGCTCAACGTTGATGGAGCTATGACAACACAACAGGCTTGCGTAGTATAAGTGCAGTTGTTCAAAATGATTATGGAGTTTTTATGGGTGCTCTAGCTATGCAAAGCCCTTGCGGGGTATCCATTATAGCTAAAGAATTGCAAACAATTTATATAGGAATTTTATTTGTTGCAGatgctgattttttttccatctctTCATAGAAACTGACTCTTCCGAGGTTGTTATGATGATTAATTTATGAGAGATTATGTTGGCTAATGTCGGCAACATTGTGGATGATGTGAGAGACTTGCTCGtgcatttttctttaaagGAAGTCAAATTTCGACCTAGGGAGTAATAAAGTAGCTCATACTATTGCCTGTATTGCTTTACATGAACAATGTCCTTATTATTAATTAGAAGAAGGACTTGTGTGACTAAGGAATTGTATCATTGATGACCTTATTGTAACCAATACTTTTGGTTAATAAAATCTActtattttttgagaaaaaaatgataggtatgaagaagaaaataaatgtacATGCccatttataaataagttattcAAAATTCCATTTTATGATAgaaaaaatacccaaagcccCATTTTctagaaatatatattaaaaaagaggTTTTTTTGACACGCACTACGAAGTTACTGTGAAATCATTGGTCTAGACTGCATTGACATTATTgcaccaaatatatatatatatatatatatgtgtgtgtgtgtgtgtaatgAGATTTCACGCACACAACTAAGATGCTATAATGATTTGAATTCGAGACCTCTTGTCTGCAAGTCAATGCCTTTTTTCACTGGGTTAGACTCCATTGACTTATTGCACCGAATATTAAGAGTTGATAAATAAGTGTATTTTCACTAAAATTAACAATTGTCGGGGGAATATAGGGAAATAAAATAGGTGGGGAATATTTTTCTTAGATTTTGTGGGTCAGCAGATTTGATGGTCTTAGCTAAGCCCAAGTTTACCAACAAACGAAACAAAAAATACCGTATCTGTGTAATAATATGCTAAATTACAATTGTACCCCCACAAACCCTGTGCTCGTTTGGTACACCTCCCAGGCATGGACTGGATTAGATTAAAATTAGGCCCATGTTTGGTTGACCTAGTTCTAGTTTTAAATGGGGACTACTAATGCTGggcccaccaaaaacacctcCTTAGGGGTTCTTAGCTAAGCCCGTGTGGAAGGAGGGGACAATTAGTACGCTCACTAATTAGAACGTTCGCATGTTTTCATCGTTTGTTATCTTCTTTTGCTTCCCAAGCGAACTGAAGTCAATTTTCATTGATTCTCAACAGGTCACCACTCTTTCTATCTATGAATCTTCCTATTCTCTCAACTTGATTGAATATTGTACTcaatctttctcttctctctagTTTATGGTATGAATCTGCAGatgttttgagatttttctctgttttatttttaggttttctgtcaatttttttggttctagAATATTTCGTTCTTTGGCTCCTTCAtgagatattttctttgttcttttgagTGAGATAATTAAAAGTGGCTGTGTAATTTGTATTATAATGCTAGATCTGCTAGTTCAAGGATTGGGTTATGtgaagaattgaaaattttccattaggtgaaatttttttaataaataggtTAAAGAACAGAGTAATAATGCTTCTTacatagaatatatatatatatatatgtattttaaagaagaagaagaagacttgaAATAACAAACAGATGCAaggtttttagattttttattttttacttttaggTTTTAATGTGGAGTAGAAATGGGgtctttgttttgcttttgttgtgaAAGGGGGAGCATTGGGGAAGAGGTATTAGGAAtgcatgaagaaaagaaatatgtcAAAGCTTTGGTGTGTCTTTTTTGACCCAAATAGCTGATAAATCAGAACCAAAACAGAGCTTtgacatatttcttttttgcctTATGCCTTTAGGCTTTACAGCCTTTATTGTTGGgggtggtttgttttttttaaaatttcaattttctacTTTCTTTGAGTTCATGGATGCATAtgctttatttgtttattattgAAACATGTTGAAAGTACACTAATACATGTCTTGTTTAATCATAGCACAACAAGGAAGCAGAGGGATGGAGAAACAAATCTTTTCCAATTTATGACAAACTTGCTAACATATTTGGAAAGGACCGTGCTAATGGGAAAGGATCCGTGGTCCCAATGGAGATGATGGAGGAGCAAAGCTACAATGAGGTTAATCCAAATGACATTGCAGCTAAGAATGATTCTCCCATGTCCCAAGGTGGCAGTCATTCTGAAAATAgtgaaagaaagatgaaaagaGGAACTAAAAATTCAAGTGATGGAACCGACAAGATAGTACATGCATTGGAAAAATTATTTGTAGAATCTAGAAAAAGAATGCAAATAGTAACTGAGGCAATCGTGAAAGGTAATGAAGATCGTAGTGACATTGCTAAAATGCTCAAGGACATGGGTCTTTCTCCTATGGATCAAATTGATGCATTGACTCTCATTTTGGAGAAACCACAAACTGTGGCAGTGTTTCAGTCATTAGATGATGATGTCAAAGAAGTGTTTGTTCAAAAATTGCTTAATGACCATGCTAGAGGATGACGGTGCTTCTATGGTGTCTTGGTTATGGATGACAATTGTGTGACAGACTACATATGGTTATGGTAACTTGTCTTAGTTTGTGAACACTAACATGTGtactttcttttgtaattttggtgCTGGAAATCCACTATGGATAATCTTATTTTGTGAATGTTGTTGGATATGCACCattgattttcttgttttgtgaaCTTGGTGTTGTATATGCACCATTGATCATCTTATTTTGTGAACTTTGTGTTGGATATTTACCATGAATTAAGTAGAACTTTATGTTATGAAAATTGGCTTGCTATGATGTTGGGATGGTTTGGAGCTTGTCTCACCATGTTTGCAGGAAGAAAGGAAGCATAAAACCAAGTGTAGAGGTCATGTGGCTAGTGGTTcggcaattgacaaacagatAGTTGCTTTTCGCAAACTATGATGGCAATTGCAtgttgtttttgcaattaCCTAGTGACTGTTTGGTAATTTGTGTTAGGGAAGTTGAGCTTTCACATTCAGGAAATATTCTCAAAATATAGGCATGTTCCCAAAGTTTTGGAAAATTGTCTCGCCATGTTTGCAGGAAGAAAGGAAGCATAAAACCAAGTGTAGAGGTCATGTGGCTAGTGGTTcggcaattgacaaacagatAGTTGGTTTTCGCAAACTGTGATGGCAATTGCATGTTGTGTTTGCAATTACCTAGTGACGGTTTGGTAATTTGTGTTAGGGAAGTTGAGCTTTCACATTTGGGAAATATTCTCAAAATATAGGCATGTTCCCaaagttttggaaatttttaatactaatttttttgggaacaagcccaaccccaaaatctcataaaaaataaaaaagcactcaatagggcatcaaaaccaatttaataatcaatattaaaattcaataaggctagctatcattttttttggtttttttgggtttgtttataggaattcaattgtgtagggtttatttataatattagtgctagaaatgggtatatcactaaatatctctaaaaataatttctaattaaaatattatatcacataaattttttttttaaatttaatccCAGTCCAAGTATACACAAAACACAGAATAGTACTATTTTCGTTATCTAACTTTTTAGTCCGACATTACACTAAACGTAGGACAAGTCTTATCCAACTTATGCCAGGCCAAGCCAATCTAAGATAGTCCTAATATTTAGTCCAGTCCGTAACAATCCGCCGTACCACACGAGTGCTTAAATGTACCGGTCGAAGAATGATCCCAAATTCAACCCAACACGTTGAAGAATGATTCCCCATGGTC
The window above is part of the Prunus dulcis chromosome 1, ALMONDv2, whole genome shotgun sequence genome. Proteins encoded here:
- the LOC117616069 gene encoding exocyst complex component EXO70A1-like — encoded protein: MGSNYKAASSLSDLELTRSDLKTLLKATAKTEESLRKMDNKFEVIDETLLTSSRRVAPLQSLAMATKALETRINRAVTPALALLDNFKLSESIQHKLLELSEKMSTEKSMSKRLKKLVKYVDCVDQLKVSIDCICQEGEPVIQRLQEVVEFLSRTKATDQYRTHRLRETLVTLKALYETEVDAMRFEGLLDEALLNLQDEYESILEQIRHRNVVELQAADKGDGGDEMVIMGSDLGTELEVELLRRISQTLAADDCLDICIDIYVKVRYKRVAKALMRLNPEYLKSHTPEEIDEMQWESLETAITLWIQHFELAVKAVLVSEKKLCEQVLGGIMEGLIWPECFAKIADKIMAVFFRFGEGIARSSKEPQKLFKLLDMFDSLEKLKPGFSEVFDGESGADICIRFRELEKLLIHASSKVFWEFGLQIEGSSDGLPPPPDGSVPKIVRYAVNYLKYLATENYSVAMAKVLRTEQIWKAGILSKPETDENLLRDAICNIMEALQRNVEAKRSGYNNNSREKLGISIPLPHVFAMNTYWYIYMRTRNTELGKLLGDQYLKKNYKVVAEESAYMYQKQAWVPLVRILEQDDLEKQSKEAKVGLVRLKIEAFVKGLDDISKRHKGFCVIPEVDLRQQIRSATVKLVIPAYTEFLNSFSAALQGKSYLSPESVQELLGQVFDDGDGKLKRRGSRDRTGGGSSGMDGRIKDFRRSRSNTSDL
- the LOC117638730 gene encoding NADH dehydrogenase [ubiquinone] iron-sulfur protein 4, mitochondrial-like, giving the protein MARSLRQGLNLARAQMLSRPRWLSSQSEALVETRTNDIGIISGIPEEHLRRRVIIYSPARTATQQGSGKVGKWKINFLSTQKWENPLMGWTSTGDPYANVGEAGLTFESEEAAKDFAERHGWDYTVKKRHTPLLKVKSYADNFKWKGPAKSEKSAADAARI
- the LOC117638722 gene encoding uncharacterized protein LOC117638722 codes for the protein MIKTLNPYNTNTQKTAEIMSRYRPIAPKPETPANSAGENPSLSQKIRESPYLRNLWPQLQARPTRTRKRGRSALSPTTFKRQRTHHVFGFSTPCHVTSPAKNLTLDGFAHALSQLPIPTSFDAVKSTNLMTLPLLQYPPPPPPPPSPPPPPPSSVPVVTNQAMVPAEFELIKPCEGEEKLIDLNTVAEIPEEKDLLQQLQGISPTPTPINVIAPQPVRPVGSSISVGCIKTDPSLAPAEQAPKKPEDVEDEVESEALPSIISDSHNKVRMANSAYKEMVGQPECSWLDSMVTSDGRFGGSSCKRISGEVILELSEAEVPVSSNGFSCWVRIEWGNEMDKHAIHAFCDVIKLSCETKDYLFSWRFHTHSKEGSQSSSSNA